A region of the Rhinoderma darwinii isolate aRhiDar2 unplaced genomic scaffold, aRhiDar2.hap1 Scaffold_833, whole genome shotgun sequence genome:
gctgaggggttaacccgacggaaactaacttacgctgatgtgaacacggcTCTAATGCATTTCTTTAGTGATAAtagaaaataacttttgtaattgACTTTTATGTAAAAACAAGTTGAGTTTTCCTTCTGCAGCTTCTACGTATCACAATGCAGAGGGGCTGCAGAATGCCGTTCCAAGCCGAATCTTTCAGTGAGCTGCACTGGATCCACTTTGACTGAATCAGAGACTGAGCTTAGAAAATCACTCAGAATCTgctgtcagccgagccgtcagtgcaGTTTACTGACCGATTCGGCTCAGAACggcttttttaataaaatttgatTACAAAAGTGATaaataaatgcaactcaatagaAAACTATTCCAAAAGGCGTCCAAAGCCCTTAATGCTGCAAAGTGCGACTGAGGAGTCCAGAGGTCAAGTCCAGGTAAGTTCAGTTCCTGAAGCCCATCTTTATACCAATACCATGTGATTGGCACCCTATTCCTTGTTATCACACCCCTATACCACGTGATGATGCCCCTATAACTCATCATCACACCCCTATACCACATGATGATACCCCTATAACTCATTATCACACACCTATACCGCGTGATGACACCCCTATACTTTATCACACCCCTATAACTCATTACCACACCGCCATGCCACATGATGGCACCCCTATAACTCATTATCACACCCCTATACCACGTGATGACACCCCTATTCCTCGTTATCACACCCTCCCTATACCACATGATGATACCCCTATAACTCATTATCACACACCTATACCGCGTGATGACACCCCTATACTTTATCACACCCCTATAACTCATTACCACACCACCATGCCACATGATGGCACCCCTATAACTCATTATCACACCCCTATACCACGTGATGACACCCCTAAAACTCATTATCACACCCCTATACCACGTGATGACACCCCTTTCCTCGTTATCACACCCCCCTATACCACGTGATGACACCCCTATATCTCTATCACACCCTTATACCATGTGATGACACCCCTATAACTCATTATCACACCCCTATACCACGTGATGGCACCCCTATAACTCATTATCACACCCCTATACCACGTGATGACGACCCTATAACTCATTATCACACCCCTATACCACATGATGACACCCCTATAACTCATTATCACACCCCTATACCACGGGATGGCACCCCTATAACTCATTACCACACCCCTATACCACGTGATGGCACCCCTATACTTTATCACACCCCTATAACTCATTACCACACCCCTATACCACGTGATGGCACCCCTATACTTTATCACACCCCTATAACTCATTACCACACCACCATACCACGTAATGGCACCCCTATGCCTCGTTATCACACCAATATACCATGTGATGGCACCCCTATACATTATCACACCCCTATGCCTCGTTTTCACACCACTATACCATTGGATTATTAAACCCTTAAGGGGGAACCTTGTCGTTCGGAGATTATCTGATAATGGAGCTTATGTGTGACAGGTCAGAGATGCCGGgagtctgttttttttataaaatacccCACAAACCTCATCCAAATGCAGGTTTAACGTCGCCCCAGATCCTGCCCCCGCAGCAGCCCTGATATCTGCCCCCGCAGCAGCCCTGATATCTGCCCCCGTAGCAGCCCTGATATCTGCCCCCGCAGCAGCCCTGATATCTGCCCCCGCAGCAGCCCTGATATCTGCCCCCGCAGCAGCCCTGATATCTGCCCCCGCAGCAGCCCTGATATCTGCCCCCGCAGCAGCCCTGACATCTGCCCCCGCAGCAGCCCTGATATCTGCCCCCGCAGCAGCCCTGACATCTGCCCCCGCAGCAGCCCTGACATCTGCCCCCGCAGCAGCCCTGATATCTGCCCCCGCAGCAGCCCTGACATCTGCCCCCGCAGCAGCCCTGACATCTGCCCCCGCAGCAGCCCTGATATCTGCCCCTCTGTCACCTAATGACTTGTTGTGGAAATGCGCATTGTATTCTCATTATTGGGACACCAGTAttagggggtttatatttacttCATTGTTTGGATTGTAGAGGGGCTTTTCTTTAGGGGTTGAATTTAATGGACTTTTGACTGCAGCAGCCACGTTACTGTAACCAACGGTATTTTTGTGTCTCTTACGCAGGTCCTCAACCTGAAGCACTTTGAACTTAATGGAATGCCCAAGGTGGTGCCTTTATTCTTGCCTTACCAAGACTTCAAGAAAGACATCTCGGATAGCAAAGAACTGTTGCGTGTGCCACACCGGATGAAGAAGGTGGACTTCTCCAGCGTGGTCCTGCCGGCAATGCATGCTCCAGAACCCCACATTATCATCAATGGCAGATGTCCACGGgatgaagaaactgaggaggggacagaggaagAGGAGGCTGAGTTTCTGGGAGAGGATATAGATCTGCAGAGTGGATCCAGCAGTGACTTCAGTCAGAAAAGTACAGAGAGGAGTCAGGAAGGGGCTCCGTCTACATTACTGGCAGATGACCAAAAGGACTCACGAGGACGAGCCTCCACGGCAGAGAATGACCTAGAACTGGAGGAAGGCTCCAAGACCttagtgctgttttctcctggagacTTGAAGAAGTCTCCAGTCACTAATGACCTCATGCCGGATCTTGACCTGGGAACTCTTGCTGCCTTGACACCTCAAGGAGAGAAGCCCCAACCCTCGGGCAGTCAGTTGGATGTGTCTGAACCAGGTACCTTATCTTCCATACTTAAATCCGAACCAAAACCACCTTGCATCGCTGCTGCCACCGCTACCGCCTCCTCCCCTTTTACCAAAGTTGAACGCACATTTGTTCACATTGCTGAAAAGTCGCACTTAAATGTTATGTCTTCCACTGGGCAGCTGATGAAATTAGAGGAGCATCCAGTCCCAGGACACGTTGATGAGGCGATTATTGAGGAAACTGAAGAGCGTGATGTGCGGGGACAGAAGGCTGCGGAAATAGTGGAGATTGAACCCTTTGTATCGTCACCACGTCATGATGAAGGGGCAACAGATCAACATGCAGCTAATGGAGTAAGCAAATCTGAAGAGCAGTTAGGGAAAGACATTATGAATGCGGCTTTGAAAGGAGACACCGAGCAAGAAACGATTGTGCTTTCCACCGATGACCTTAATGAAAGCCACCGTGGCACCAGCGAGGCTCTGATCCGGGCTGCTGGAGTGCGCTTCAGAAGTCGCATCCCTGTATTCTTGTCAGAAGAGGACACAGGATCAGATAAGTCGATGTCAAACTCTGCCAAAGAGAGATTCCAAAAGAAAACTAAGCAACTGGATCTGGCTCGCCTCGTGATGGAAAAAAGGCAGATTCGACTCCAGCGTTTGGCCTCCGCAGGTTCATCAACTGCTTCATCTAGTGAAGAGCGGAGGAGAACATCGGAGACTCTGTCCACGACCGGGTCTGAGGAAGACACCCATGAGTTGGACGACTCAACTCCTAGAAAAGTTGGCAAAGGGAAGCCAATCTGCATGAGAAAGGAGGAGTATACGAAAAGCAGGATCCCACGTCCCATCTCACCGGTAAAGGATCTACGACTGACGGGTCCACCATCCCCAAGTGTCAGCAAACTCAAAGAAACGACAGCAGCACTAAGGTAAGAAATGATGAGACTATAGGATAGAGGAAGATGTGACATGGCAAATATCACCTGACCGATAGAGAGGGGGGGTTTAGACAATGGAGTTTGATGCCTACAGATTACATTTTCATAGGTTTGTGGCTAGGAATGGAACTGAGCAGATCGATCGCCCCATCGTTACACTGTGTGAACTGATCAAGGGGAATTGTAGTGGATAATGTGATGACGACTCAACCCGCCCAATGTATTCTATGGGCAGACACGTGGGCGGCGGGAATCAGGCTGAATCATACTGACCGTAACCACCTCTACCCAGCGGGATCATCGTTAGACCTAGAGCTTGTGGGTGAAGACATGAACTGTGTTTTCTTACCCAAGTTACCCACATGCCGAGGATTCCAAGTGGAACTCCAGGCAAAATATGAAAGTTCAGCTTTTGCCCAGTCCCATGAAGCTGTAAATGCCCCCAATGTGAATGCGGTTACTCCGGAGATCCTCTACCAAGTCTCCGCCTGTACTGACAATTTGACCGCTGAGCACTGCCATGAGCCACGGTATTGCAAATACTACACTCCAATGCTTGGCAGTTGGCGTATTTCTCTTGCTATCTACCATGTTGCTTGTGCCGGTGCTGCAATATTCAGGCCGGTACATGGGGGTGGTCTAAAGCTGAATCTTCAATTATTTATCAGAGTTCCACTTTTGAGGGGCCATCCGGGTCTTTacgattgatggcctgtccttagaataggccatccatgtttgattggtggggtctgacctctgggacctgtTAATCAGCACCTTCCCCCTGCATTGTGTACATTGGCACAGCACCTCTACTGTACAAGCGGCGGTGTCTGGTACTGAGGCTCGTcccaagataggccatcaatgttaacaTCCTGGAGAAGCCGGTAATATCTTATATAATACCACAGGCAGTAATCCATctgatatattattattattattattattacaacccGGCTACCCGTAGGCTCAGCCCTGCACCCATGCTAGGTAACATACCCAATGACTGTTTATTTGCACCCCTCCTATGTTTCCCTGGTGTTTGAGGTCTCTTCCCAAATACGGGTCCACACTTGTCTCCTTTACTTTGTATGTTGTTGCTCTTTCTCATGACCTACATTTGACCTTCATAGGTTCCAGCCTCCCCGGGCAGCTGTCGGTGGCACCGCTTGGCTCTCCCCTGACCACAAGCCTAAATCCCTACATATGAGGCTCCCACCTCTTTCAAGTCCAATCTCTTCTAGAACCAATGTACGGAGGGTCAGTCGTGGACCACCCAAGAGTCCAGTCATCCCAGTGCGAACGCTCAGCGCATCTCCGCGAAGCCAGTCCCTGTCCAGAACAGAAAGTCCATCTCCATCCCGGCAGAGAAGACCAGTTACTGCAACTCCCCGTGTACAACCCACTCCCAAATTTCAGCCACGCGCCCAGGTCCCCGGCGAGTGTCCAGCAACTCCGGCTGTTGCAAGAAAGGGACAAAGACTGAAGGTGCAAGTGCAGAATCTGGCAACCAAAGCAAAGCAGGGCACAAGTGACGGGAGAGGCAGCGGCAGATAATGGCCCTGCGGCGGCCCACACTAGCCTCATGTCCGCTCAGCTGAGGACCATTGCTCTTCATTCAACCTGTGCTACGCAATACACAGTCCCAGATGAGGACTGTACACTGGGGGCAGAGCTCTGCTCATCACATACTGATCATTTTATTTTCACATTTGACGGTCTGTTGCTAAGATTAAGAGTTTCAAAACGACCACAATATTCTGAAAGTCCGAACTACAAATGACGAGCCCATATTCACTGTGTGGAACTGCTGACCAAGGTTACAGGAGCAGCCGGGAGGGGAGCGATGACGACGGCATCAGACTGAAGTGCACGGGGGGAGCTGCCATGACTCCTCGCTCTCCTAGGTCCATCAGTAGACTGTTAGCTCTGCAGCCGTCAGCATACACtaatcatatactgtatatagtatgtgCTATGCATTCCTACAGCAGGGACGGATATCTCAGTGCATTGTCCCAGACACGGGGCTCGCAAATAAATGTCCCTCAGAGACTTCCTAGTATTCATGATGAAGGTGCAGAAGGTTGAGTACAAGGGTTGAGCACAGACGGGACCCCATGACACAGCCGACTCCACCTCATGCACTTCTTCTGTTTTTCTTTGAGGCACCACCATATACCATAATGCAGCACAAAGACGATGAGTCCGGGCGGTAGATTTGTACATTCCCCAGTTTCAGAACGAGAAGATCTTGGACTGCGTGGCGATCACAGGGGATCAGAGAACTTGTCCAAAATTGTTTACACACCGCAATCAGATTGTAACAGTCCCCATATGTGCCGGGCCGAACTCACACACGTCACGGGGAAGCGGCAGACACATGGAGGACGGAGGATCTGTTCTCCCCACATGCTCTATAGACTCGGGGGAGGAGCAGCAGTACATAACGCTTCTTATTACATAGCCACATCCCATTATATCATGAAATAAAGCCTGCTATACAACGGTTGCGTCTTATTACATGAGTCTGATGTGTGTGAGGAGTGGAGTAAGTGGTGGACGTAAAAGTCCCAGATCTTAAGGCAGGACTGCAAACCCTTCAGTACGAGACAAGTGTGCGCCACCTGACTATACCCGTAACGTAAGGACATCTGTGTATTTCTCTCACCTACCAGCACAGCCCCAGCACCATAGGACGTCCTCTGCGTTCCGCTCCTCGTTAGACTATAACTCCTCCCACAGTCACATGACACAGCACCATAGGACGTCCTCTGCATTCCGCTCCTCGTTAGACTATAACTCCTCCCACAGTCACATGACACTCAGCACCATAGGACGTCCTCTGCATTCCGCTCCTCGTTAGACTATAACTCCTCCCACAGTCACATGACTCTCAGCACCATAGGACGTACTCTGCATTCCGCTCCTCGTTAGACTATAACTCCTCCCACAGTCACATGACACTCAGCACCATAGGACGTCCTCTGCGTTCCGCTCCTCGTTAGACGATAACTCCTCCCACAGTCACATGACACTCGGGAGCCGTTTCATGCGGTAGATGGTGGGACTGGCTGGACACCATGCATTTCTTGTGTTGGACATTGGCATGAGATTTGTATTGTAGATAGATCTGCCGACATGACTATGAGGGGCGCCCAGCTGTCTGTCATCTTCTGTTGGGGA
Encoded here:
- the LOC142731601 gene encoding tau-tubulin kinase 1-like, with the translated sequence MLQSATEESRGQVQVLNLKHFELNGMPKVVPLFLPYQDFKKDISDSKELLRVPHRMKKVDFSSVVLPAMHAPEPHIIINGRCPRDEETEEGTEEEEAEFLGEDIDLQSGSSSDFSQKSTERSQEGAPSTLLADDQKDSRGRASTAENDLELEEGSKTLVLFSPGDLKKSPVTNDLMPDLDLGTLAALTPQGEKPQPSGSQLDVSEPGTLSSILKSEPKPPCIAAATATASSPFTKVERTFVHIAEKSHLNVMSSTGQLMKLEEHPVPGHVDEAIIEETEERDVRGQKAAEIVEIEPFVSSPRHDEGATDQHAANGVSKSEEQLGKDIMNAALKGDTEQETIVLSTDDLNESHRGTSEALIRAAGVRFRSRIPVFLSEEDTGSDKSMSNSAKERFQKKTKQLDLARLVMEKRQIRLQRLASAGSSTASSSEERRRTSETLSTTGSEEDTHELDDSTPRKVGKGKPICMRKEEYTKSRIPRPISPVKDLRLTGPPSPSVSKLKETTAALRFQPPRAAVGGTAWLSPDHKPKSLHMRLPPLSSPISSRTNVRRVSRGPPKSPVIPVRTLSASPRSQSLSRTESPSPSRQRRPVTATPRVQPTPKFQPRAQVPGECPATPAVARKGQRLKVQVQNLATKAKQGTSDGRGSGR